From Salvelinus sp. IW2-2015 unplaced genomic scaffold, ASM291031v2 Un_scaffold9479, whole genome shotgun sequence, a single genomic window includes:
- the LOC112079775 gene encoding TOX high mobility group box family member 2-like gives MTGEKRPSSEMMKPKTKPQKKKKKKDPNEPSKPVSAYALFFRDTQAAIKSSNPNATFGDVSKIVASMWDSLGEEAKQ, from the coding sequence ATGACGGGCGAGAAGCGGCCTTCCTCAGAGATGATGAAGCCCAAGACCAAAccgcagaagaagaagaagaaaaaggaccCCAACGAGCCGTCGAAGCCCGTTTCGGCCTACGCCCTCTTCTTCAGGGACACCCAGGCGGCCATCAAGAGCTCCAACCCCAACGCCACCTTCGGGGACGTGTCCAAGATAGTGGCCTCCATGTGGGACAGTCTGGGGGAGGAGGcaaaacag